From the Clostridium acetobutylicum ATCC 824 genome, one window contains:
- a CDS encoding fructose bisphosphate aldolase, translated as MNETQMNRISKDKGFIAALDQSGGSTPKALLQYGIKENSYSNDEEMFNLVHEMRKRIIKSTAFNSKYILGAILFENTMYRTIDHKYTADYLWNEKNIVPFLKIDKGLSELENGVQLMKPITNLDELLKAAIEKNIFGTKMRSFIKEANSKGIKMVVDQQFELADKIANQGLVPIIEPEVDIKSTDKEKSEELLKLEISKHLSDLDKETKVMLKLSIPTKDNFYSDLMKDPHVVRIVALSGGYSQSEANERLSRNNGLIASFSRALSENLSIDQTDEEFNETLSNSIKEIYEASIT; from the coding sequence ATGAATGAAACTCAAATGAATCGTATAAGTAAAGATAAAGGGTTTATTGCTGCACTAGACCAAAGTGGCGGCAGTACTCCAAAAGCATTACTTCAATATGGAATTAAGGAAAATAGTTATTCTAATGATGAAGAGATGTTTAACTTAGTTCATGAGATGAGAAAACGTATCATAAAAAGTACAGCCTTCAATTCAAAATATATTTTGGGAGCTATATTATTTGAAAATACAATGTATAGAACTATTGATCATAAATACACGGCTGATTATCTCTGGAATGAAAAGAATATTGTACCCTTTTTAAAAATCGATAAAGGATTGAGTGAACTAGAAAATGGTGTGCAGCTTATGAAGCCAATAACTAATTTAGATGAACTTTTAAAAGCCGCCATAGAAAAAAATATATTTGGAACAAAAATGCGTTCATTTATCAAGGAGGCTAATTCTAAAGGTATTAAAATGGTTGTTGATCAGCAGTTTGAATTAGCAGATAAAATCGCTAATCAAGGTTTAGTTCCAATCATTGAACCAGAGGTTGATATTAAAAGCACTGATAAGGAAAAATCAGAGGAACTTTTAAAGCTTGAAATTTCAAAACACTTATCAGATCTTGATAAAGAGACGAAAGTAATGCTTAAACTTTCAATACCAACTAAGGATAATTTTTATAGCGATTTAATGAAGGACCCACATGTTGTTAGAATTGTAGCTTTGTCTGGAGGCTATAGTCAATCTGAAGCTAACGAAAGGTTGTCCCGTAATAATGGTTTAATTGCTAGCTTTTCAAGGGCGCTATCTGAGAACTTAAGTATTGATCAAACAGACGAAGAATTCAATGAAACACTATCAAACTCCATTAAAGAGATTTATGAAGCATCAATAACGTAG
- a CDS encoding CD3324 family protein: MKYEKAQNILPQNIIELIQNYADGIYLYIPRKSNSKKAWGEYSGIKDILEKRNRDIFDRYKQGVSVKKLAQQFYLTEYSIRRIIRKEKQII, translated from the coding sequence ATGAAATATGAAAAAGCACAAAATATATTGCCACAGAACATTATTGAATTAATTCAGAATTATGCTGATGGTATTTATCTATATATTCCTAGAAAAAGCAATAGCAAAAAAGCTTGGGGAGAATACAGCGGTATAAAAGACATTTTAGAAAAAAGGAATAGAGATATTTTTGATAGATATAAACAAGGAGTGTCTGTTAAAAAACTTGCTCAACAATTTTATCTCACTGAGTACAGCATTAGAAGAATAATAAGAAAAGAAAAACAAATAATATAA
- a CDS encoding Nramp family divalent metal transporter, translating into MDKLSIREDNYNIKHKTISLNRASSVTRNLKGLLKFLGPAFVVSVAYIDPGNFATNISGGSSFNYNLIWVILWSNLMAIFLQTMSAKLGIATGCSLPEMCAKVFSKRANWIFWIVGELGAMATDLAEFIGGTLGLYLLFRIPMIYAGLLTGVLTFIIVYMEKYGQKMVETIIAALIAVICVAYTIELFLARPAWTQVGMHTLIPSLPNGEAVLIAVGMLGATVMPHVIYLHSELVQHRNTNSSDKEKLHHLKMEKIDILIAMNIAFVVNAAMVIVSAAVFFKHGIKVSTIEEAHRSLQPLLGNLSSGAFGIALLASGLSSSAVGTMAGQTIMKGFVNLSIPINLRRIITMLPALIIIALGINPMRVLVLSQVALSFILPFPIIQMLLIAGRKDLMGILVNKKFTKIVGFIIATMIILLNIILLYLTFTGQT; encoded by the coding sequence ATGGATAAGTTAAGTATACGTGAAGACAACTACAATATAAAACATAAAACAATTTCGTTAAATAGAGCTTCAAGTGTTACAAGAAATTTAAAAGGATTATTAAAGTTTTTAGGACCAGCTTTTGTTGTCAGTGTAGCCTACATTGATCCTGGTAATTTTGCTACAAACATTAGTGGAGGTTCCAGCTTCAATTATAATCTTATATGGGTTATTCTTTGGAGTAATTTGATGGCTATATTTCTTCAAACTATGTCTGCAAAATTAGGAATTGCAACTGGCTGCAGCTTACCTGAAATGTGTGCTAAGGTTTTTTCAAAAAGAGCAAATTGGATATTTTGGATTGTTGGCGAGTTGGGTGCTATGGCAACGGATTTGGCAGAGTTTATTGGAGGAACTTTAGGCTTGTATTTATTATTTAGAATACCAATGATTTATGCAGGACTACTTACAGGAGTTTTAACTTTTATAATAGTTTACATGGAAAAGTATGGTCAAAAGATGGTAGAAACCATAATAGCTGCTTTAATAGCTGTAATATGTGTTGCCTATACAATAGAGTTATTTCTTGCCAGGCCAGCGTGGACACAGGTAGGAATGCATACTTTAATTCCGAGTTTACCTAATGGAGAAGCTGTTCTAATAGCGGTTGGTATGTTGGGGGCTACGGTTATGCCGCATGTAATATACCTTCATTCCGAATTGGTTCAGCATAGAAATACAAATTCATCTGATAAAGAAAAGTTGCATCACTTAAAGATGGAGAAAATCGATATACTTATAGCAATGAATATTGCCTTTGTTGTCAATGCGGCAATGGTAATTGTATCTGCAGCCGTATTCTTTAAGCATGGAATAAAAGTAAGTACAATAGAAGAAGCACATAGATCACTACAGCCTTTACTCGGAAATTTATCCAGTGGTGCCTTTGGAATAGCGCTTTTAGCATCAGGATTATCTTCATCCGCCGTAGGAACGATGGCAGGGCAAACTATTATGAAAGGCTTTGTTAATTTAAGCATACCTATAAATTTAAGAAGAATTATAACTATGCTTCCAGCACTAATTATCATAGCTTTAGGTATAAATCCAATGAGAGTATTAGTTTTAAGTCAAGTTGCTTTGAGTTTTATACTTCCGTTTCCTATAATTCAAATGCTTTTAATAGCTGGGCGTAAAGATTTAATGGGAATTTTAGTTAATAAGAAATTTACTAAAATTGTAGGCTTTATAATTGCAACCATGATAATTTTGCTGAATATAATACTTTTATATTTAACCTTTACAGGTCAAACTTAA